From Rhodovibrio salinarum DSM 9154:
CAGGTCCATGACGCGGCTTTCATCCGGGGGGCGGGTGCCCATAGGTTAAAGGCGTGGTGCTTGTCGCCTTCACAGTTTTTGTCCCTGCGTAACGGAATCCCATGGCCACCCCCGATCGATACCTCCCCGCCGCCCGAGCGTTGTTCGAACAGATCGCCCGCGACGCCGATCTGCCGCTGCAGGTCGAACTGTGGGACGGCAGCCGGGTGGCGCTCGGCGCCAATGCAGGCGGGAACGCGGCGCCGGCGCTCGCCCTCTCGGACGCGGGCGTGTTGCGCCGCCTGCTGCGCCGGCCGACGTTGGAGACGGTCGCGCGCCTGTACGCCGACGGGCGGATCGCCGTGGTCGGGATGGACCTGTTGGGCTTCGTCGAACGCGCCCGGCAGCACAAGGTCAGGCTGCGCCTCGGCGACCTCGACAAGTGGGCGCTGGTCAAGCGGGCCTGGCCGCTGCTGTTCGCGCCGGACCGGCCGGAGCACCTGACCCACGTATATGCCGGAGACGCGACCGGGCGCGCCCAGACGAAGCGGGACGAGCGCGCGTTCATCCAGTTCCACTACGACGTCTCGAACGCCTTCTATCGGCTCTTCCTCGACCCGGAAATGCAGTACTCCTGCGCCTACTTCACGGCTTGGGACAACGGCATCCAGCAGGCCCAGCACGACAAGCTGGAGATGATCTGCCGCAAGCTGCGCCTCAATCCGGGTGACCGGTTCCTGGATGTCGGCTGCGGCTGGGGCGGTCTGATCTGCCATGCCGCCCGGCACCACGGCGTGCAGGCCCACGGTGTGACCCTGTCGAAGACGCAGTACGATTGGGCGCTGGGCAAGATCGCCGCCGAGGGGCTGCAGGACCGCGTCACGGTCGAGCTCAAGGACTATCGGGAGCTGACCGGGCCGTACGACAAGATCGCCTCGATCGGAATGTACGAGCACGTCGGCATCCAGAACTATCCCGATTACTTCAGCCAGCTGAACCGGCTACTCGCCGACCGTGGCCTGCTGCTCAATCACGGCATCACCCGCGGGGCCAAGAAGTCGGCCCGGCGGTTCAACCGGATCCGTCCGGAGAACCGGCTGATCCGCAAGTACATCTTCCCCGGCAGCGAGTTGGATCATATCGGCCATACGCTCTCGGTGATGGAGGCACACCGTTTCCAGGTCCATGATGTCGAAGGCTGGCGCGAGCACTACGCTTGGACGACGCGGCTGTGGTACCGCGCGCTGATCGACCGCGAAGCCGCCGCCCGCGCGGAGGTTGGGGACGAGAAGTACCGCATGTGGATCGCCTATCTGGCGGGCGTGTCCCTCTCCTTTCAGGACGGCTCGCTCCGGATCTTCCAGACGCTCGCCAGCAAGCATAAGGGCAAGGGACCGAGTGGCTTGCCGCCCACCCGGGCGGACCTCTATCGCGATGCGCCCGGTGGCTTGTAGCCGCCTCATTGCGGGGTTATCTGCGCTAGGTGGATGAGCCACGGTATCGTCCCTCTTCTGAAAGAACACCGCGGAACACCATGAGCGAACAGCCCACCGCCGTCCCGTTGCCGAGCCGTGCGCTGATGCGCCTGTCGGGTGAGGACGCTAAGTCCTTCCTGAACGGCGTGGTCACCAACGACGTCCATCAGGTGACGGCCGAGCAGGCGATCTGGTCCGGCTTCCTGACCCCGCAGGGCAAGTTCCTGCACGAGTTCTTCCTGGTCGAGGGGCCGGACGGTGCGCTGTGGCTGGACTGCGAGGGGGCCCGGCGGGCGCACTTCAAGAAGCGGCTGGCGATCTACAAGCTACGTGCCAAGGCCGAGATCGCGGAGGCCGACGAGCTGTGCGCCTATGCGTTGCTCGGCATCCGGTCGCTGGGGCTGCTCGACCTGCCGGCGCTGGAAGGCTATGCGCGGCCGCTGGGCGACGGCGTGGCGTTCACCGATCCGCGCCTGAGCGGGCTCGGCGCACGCGCCCTCCTGCCGCGCGAGACGGCCGAGGCGACGTTGCGGGAGGCCGGCTTCCAACTTGGCGAGACGGCCGCGTTCGAGCGCCTGCGCTTCTCCCTCGGCGTGCCGGAGGGCAGCGGCGACCTGGAGCCCGAAAAGGCGACCCTGATCGAAAGCGGCTTCGACGAGCTGCACGGGATCGACTGGGACAAGGGCTGCTTCCTGGGCCAGGAGCTGACCGCGCGGATGAAGTATCGCGGGCTCGCCAAGAAGCGGCTGGTGCCGGTCGAGATCGACGGCCCGACACCGCAGGCGGGCGCGGAGATCCGCACCGACGGCAAGCCGGCGGGCACGCTGCGCTCGGCGGTCGATGGGGTCGGCCTGGCGCTGCTCCGCCTGGACAAGCTCGCCGCCGGCACCCCGATGACGGCCGGTGAGGCCACCGTGACCCCGCGCAAGCCCGACTGGGTGAATTTCTGACCAGCCGGGCGCTGTGAGTCTCACCTGAACAGAATCGCAGGAGTCCCCCGATGGACGACCCGCTGCGCCGGCTGATCGCGTTCGTCGCCGGGGTGGCCGTGGAGGGCCACCAGGCCGAGGGCGTGTTCGACTTCGAGGTTGGCAGCCGCTTTCCCGTCTCCGGCACGATCCAGGGGAACGAGGTCGCGGTCACCGACGAGACCTCTGGGGTCGTGCTGACCGGCCGTTTGCCCAATCTGCAGACCGCCGATGGCAAGCCGGTATCGCTCAATCTCGCCGGCGATGCCTTCGACGGTGCGGACGAGGGCAGCGGTCACGCCTTCGCGGGTGAGGTCTCTGGGCGCAATATCGACCTCACCGACAAGAAGACCGGGATCGACTACACCTACTGTTTGTGAGCGCTACCGCCCGAGCGGCGCCGTCTCGCCGGCCAGCCAGCGCGCCGTGTCCGCGTCGAGATGCGGGGTCAGGGTGTCGCGCACGCGGCTGTGGTAGCTGTCGATCCAGGCAAGCTCGTCTGCCGTCAAGAGTGCGGGATCGATCAGCGCCCGGCAGTAGGGGGCCAGCGTCAGCGTCTCGAAGCCCAGCATGGAACGGCTGTCAGGCCCGCTACCTTCGTGCGCGGTGACGGCCACCAGATTCTCGATCCGGATGCCGTAGGCGCCGGTCTTGTAGTAGCCGGGTTCGTTCGAGCAGATCATGCCGGGCGCGAGCTTGATCGAGCTGGGGTGCTTGGAGATCCGCTGTGGCCCTTCGTGCACCCCGAGGTAGCTGCCCACGCCGTGCCCGGTACCGTGATCATAGTCCAGCCCGGCCGACCACAATGGCCGGCGGGCCAACGCGTCGATCTGGCTGCCGGTGGTGCCGTCGGGGAAGCGTGCGAGCGAGAGGGCGATGTGACCCTTCAGCACCAGGGTATAGCGCGCGCGCTGCTCGCCAGTCGGCGTGCCGACGGGCAGGGTGCGGGTAATGTCGGTCGTGCCATCCAGGTACTGGCCGCCGGAATCCACCAGATACAGCTCGCCCGTCTGGAGCGCGCGGTTGCTGCTGTCGTCGACCCGGTAGTGCACGATCGCGCCGTGCTCGCCCGCGCCGGAGATGGTGTCGAAGGCGTGATCGCGGAACAGCGGATCGGCCCGGCGGAACGCGGCCAGCGCCTCGGCCGCCTCGATCTCGGTAATCGGTTCGCCGCGGTCCGCGCGTTCCGGAGCGCGGCTCTGCAGCCAGCAGAGGAAGCGGGTGACGGCCGCGCCGTCGCGGACATGGGCATTCCGCGCGCCCGCCAGCTCGGTCGCGTTTTTGCGGGCCTTGGGCAGCTGGCAGGGGTCGGCGTCGCGCGCTACGCGCCCGCCAGCGGCCTCGATCCGCTGGACGATCGCGGCCGGCGCCGTGGCCGCGTCCACCCGCACGGGCTTGCCGGCCTGTGCCAGCCTATCCAGCGCTTCGAGGAACAGTTCGGGTGCGTGCAGTTGGACGGTGTCGTCCAAACCGGCGCAGACGTCCGAGGGAACCTTGCGCGGATCGACGTACCAGTCGAGCCGGCCGTCGGCGTTTAGTACCGCGAATGACAGAACGAGCGGCGTGTGCAGCACGTCGCGCCCGCGCACGTTGAGCAGCCAGCAGATTGAGTCCGGCAGGTTGAGCACGGCGGCCGCCTGACCCGCGTCCGCAAGCGTGGTGGCGACCCGCGCGCGTTTCTCCGTGGAGGGTTCGCCGGCGTAGGCCAGGTCATGAATATGTGCTGGCGTCAGCGGAGCTGGCGGCTGATCCGGCCAGACCGCGTCCAGCGGGTTGTCCTCCACGGGCGCGAGGCTGCCGCCGGCGCGCTCGACCGCCTGCTGCAGCCGCTGCACGCCCTCGGCCGTGTGCAGCCAGGGGTCGTAACCCAGCACGCCGCCATCCAGATATTCCGCGATGAAGTCCGCCGGCGGCGCATCGCTCAGGTGACGCGGCTCGACCAGGGAGGCGTCCACCTCGTTTGCCACCTGCAGGGTATAACGCCCGTCGACGAAGATCGCGGCGACATCCTTGAGCACGACGGCGACGCCGGCCGACCCGGTGAAGCCGGTCAGCCAGGTCAGGCGCTGGGCGTGCGGCGGCGGAGCCTCCAGCTGGTGGGCGTCGGCCCGGGGCACCACGAACCCGGCGAGACCACGGCGATCCAGTTCGGCACGCAATGCGCTGATCCGTGCCGCGCTGGCAGGGCTGCCGGCCGACAGGCCGCCGTCGACCGATTGAGCTCGCACGGCCCGCGCGACCCAGGCCTGCAGGTCCGCGTCGAGGTTGGTACCAAACAGGGACATCCACGCCGTCGGCGCATCGGCGACGGGGGAGGCGGCGATGCCGGCCAAAAGCCGGTCTAGGGCCTCCGCCTCGAGTCCGACCCCGGCTTCTTGCAACGCCTGGGTAAGGCCGGACAGGTCGAGGGTATCGGAGGTTGGGTCGAGCGCGTTGGGCATAGCGGGATGGGCCCTTCCGGCGGCGGTCAGGAGGTTCAGAGCTAGGACGCTAGGCGTGTGGACCCAGGCACACAAGACCCTGGCGCAAGGTCGGCGCATCAGGGCCTGCAAGAAGGGCAGGGAGCTATGCGTCACAGCTCTGAAATCGTACTTTAACCCCTTTTAAACCAATAGTTTAAGCTATGCGCGCCTGGCAATACTGCGGTGCGGAATCGCCGTTATCGCCCGCGCGTGAAGAAGGCTATGTCTTTGGCATGGACGACGGCAAAAAGCTGGTTTGCGCCAGCGTGTTTGACCGGTCGTTCGCGGAGTTCGGCCACGCAACGGCGGGCCGAAGCCCGGTTCGTGAACCACGCAACCTGACCGCAACACCCACTAGATCCAGAGGAGTTTCCCTTATGACCCGCATGATCGATCCGACTGAGCTGTCGGGTGCGCGGGCCGGGCAGCGGTCCCAGGAGCGCCGGCCGGATACTGCCGACGTCTACCTGCTTGCCCGGCAGATGCAGGCTGATGCCATTGCCCGCACCACCCAGATGGTCGTCTCCAAGCTCGCCGAACTGGTTGGCCGCGGCATTCGCGGCGCGCGTTCGGCGTTCGCCAAGCATCGCGCCCGCCGGCGCACGGTCGCGGAGTTGAGCCAGCTTGACGCGCGCTCGCTCGCCGACATCGGCATCAACCCGCACGACATCACCGGCGCGGTTGATCGCCTGTTCGCGCAGCAGCAAGCCGAGGCCGCCGGGGCGACGGCAACTGGCCACGACTTTGGCGAGACGCTGCGTCCCGTCGAGGAAGACATGGCTCCGGTGCACGCGCGCACGGCGTCTGCCACGCTCGAGCGCCCGGCACCTGCGAATAGTCAGGATGATGCGCGCCCGCAGCGTCGGGCAGCGTAAGGCGCGCGCCACCGTGCGCGCCCACGCGGCCTGTTTGAAACCGCCCGTTGGCCTCCCGATCCGGCCAGCGGGCGGTTTTGTATGTTAGCCCTGCGTCAGGCTAGGCCCGCCGTGTGGTGGGCTCATGACCCGGCCGGCAGGCTGTCGCAACACCAATGTGGTCCAGTCGCCGATCCGTCGGCGGCGCAGCAGCACCAGTCCCTGCGCGCGGTGGCGCAGCAGGACCTTGCGTGCCTGGTGGTTCAGTAGGCCCGATAGGATCGCGATGCCACCCGGGGCCAGTGCCTTGTCCAGATCGCGCGCCATCTGTGTCAGCGGCTCGGCCAGGATGTTGGCGCAGATCAGGTCGTAGGGCGCGTTGGCCTGTAGCCGTAAGTCGGCGTAGCCGTCGCTCATCAGGCTGGTGACCCAGGGGGCGACGCCGTTGATCTGAGCGTTCTCGGCACAGATCCGCACCGAATTCGGGTCGTTGTCGGCTGCGATCACGGGGCGGCGCCACAGCCGCGCGACCGCGAAGGCAAGCAGCCCACTGCCCGCCCCCATGTCGAGCGCGCGGCGCATCGGGAAGCCGGTCTTCGCCAGCCGCTCGATCTCCAGCAGACATCCCAGCGTGGTCTCGTGCCGGCCGGTGCCGAAGGCTTGGTTCGCCTCGATGTGGAAAGCGATCGAGCCGGCCGGGCGCGGCTTGTCCCTGTCGTGCTCGCCGTAGACCCAGAAACGCCCGGCGTGGATCGGCGGCAGCCCCTCGTAGGCCTGCTGCACCCAGTCGACGTCGGGCAACGGTTGGCTCTCCACGGCCGGCTGCGGCACGCCGGCCGCCATCGCGGCGGTGGCCAGGCGTGTATCCAGGTCGTCCGGGTCCGGCGCCGTAGCCAGATAGACGTCGACCGGGATTTGACCCTCGGCGTTCGCCTCGCCGGTCACGATCGCCGCGTCGAATCCTTGCAGCGCCGCCTCGAAGGTCGCCAGCGCCGATTGCGGCACGTCCAGGTGCAGATGGTGCCCGCTGCTCATGAAACTCCTCGCCCCCGTGGATGCGGGCGCGGGTTATAGCCGCCCGGACGCGTTCTGGCAAAGCGGGTGTCCTGGCGCGGCAAGGTTGCCGCCCCTCTTCCTCGTGTGGGCAAGAGGGGCGGCCGGATTACAGCAGCTTCTCGTCCAGCGCGAGCGTGCTTGCCGCCCCCTGGCGGACCTGGGCGGCGGCGGCGTCCGCGCGCGGCAGCAGGTTGTCGGCATAGAACCGAGCGATGGCCAGTTTGGCGCGGTGCTGGTCGGGCGCGGATTCCTGCGCCGCCATCTGCTGGGCGGCGACGCCGGCCTGCTGGGCGAGCAGGGCGCCCGCCACCACCGTGCCGGTCAGTTCCAGGAAGGGGTCGGCAACCGCGGCGGATTGGGCGATGTCGTCCCGCGCGAGGGAGATCAGCGTCTCTCCGGCGGCCTCCAACTGGTCCAGGCCGCGGGCGACCGCCCGGCGGATCGCGGTCAGGTCATGGTCGCTGATGTCATCCAGATCGCTCAAGCCAGCGCGCAGATCAGCCAGCAGGGCGTGTAGTCCCGCGCCCTCGTCGCGCAGGACCTTGCGGCCCATCAGGTCGAGTGCCTGGATGCCGTTGGTGCCCTCGTAGATCGGCGCGATCCGGGCGTCGCGATAGTGCTGGGCGACGCCACCCTCCTCGATGAAGCCCATGCCACCCAGGATCTGCACGGCCGTCGAGGCGACCTCGACCCCGTGGTCGGTGCACCAGGCCTTGACCACCGGAACCAGCAGATCGACCCGGGTCTTCATGCGGGCACGCTCGTCGGCGTCCTCCGCCTGCTTGGCGCGATCCATGGCGTTGCCAGCGTAGAGCGCCAGCGCCCGGCCGCCTTCGGTGAGTGCCCGCATCGTCAGCAGTTTGCGGCGGATGTTGGGGTGCCGGACGATCGGCACGGACTCGTGGCCGCCGTGGATGTCGTGCGCCTGCATGCGCTCGAAGGCATAAGCGCGGGCATCCTGGTACGCGCGCTCCGCGATGCCGATCCCCTGCACGCCGACGGCCAGCCGGGCGTTGTTCATCATCGTGAACATGCCGGTCAGGCCGCCGTGCTCCTTGCCGATCAGGTAGCCGACCGCCCCGCCGTCGTCGCCGTAGCTCATCGTGCAAGTGGGGCAGGCGTGGATGCCCATCTTGTGCTCCAGGCCGGTGCAGCGCACGTCGTTGCGCTGACCCGGATTGCCGTCGGCGTCCGGCAGGAACTTGGGCACCAGGAACAGCGACAGGCCCTTGGTGCCGTGCGGGGCGTCCGGCAGGCGGGCGAGCACCATGTGCACGATATTCTCCGACAGATCGTGCTCGCCCCAGGTGATGTAGATTTTCTGGCCGGTGATCCGGTAGCTGCCGTCGTCCGCGCGCTCGGCCTTGCAGGAGATTTGGCCCAGGTCGCTGCCGGCCTGCGGCTCCGACAGGTTCATCGTGCCGGTCCACTCGCCGGTAATCAGCTTGGGCAGGTAGGTCGCCTGCTGCTCCGGCGTGCCGTGGGCCTGCAGCAGCTCGACCGCGCCGATCGTCAGCATCGGGTTGAGCGCGAGTGAGGTGTTGGCGCTGTGCCAGACCTCCATCAGCGCCAGCGCCAGCGTCCAGGGCAGTCCCTGGCCGCCCCACTCCGGATCGAACGGCAGGGTGTTGAAGCCGCTGTCGACGTAGCTGCGGTAGGCGTCCTGGAAGCCTTGGGCGGTGCGCACCAAGCCGT
This genomic window contains:
- a CDS encoding 50S ribosomal protein L11 methyltransferase, which encodes MSSGHHLHLDVPQSALATFEAALQGFDAAIVTGEANAEGQIPVDVYLATAPDPDDLDTRLATAAMAAGVPQPAVESQPLPDVDWVQQAYEGLPPIHAGRFWVYGEHDRDKPRPAGSIAFHIEANQAFGTGRHETTLGCLLEIERLAKTGFPMRRALDMGAGSGLLAFAVARLWRRPVIAADNDPNSVRICAENAQINGVAPWVTSLMSDGYADLRLQANAPYDLICANILAEPLTQMARDLDKALAPGGIAILSGLLNHQARKVLLRHRAQGLVLLRRRRIGDWTTLVLRQPAGRVMSPPHGGPSLTQG
- a CDS encoding acyl-CoA dehydrogenase, which translates into the protein MADYRAPLADLDFALRTSGGLEALHALPAFAEVDAELVDQIVEEAGNVAAEVWAPLNHSGDQEGVRLDNGLVRTAQGFQDAYRSYVDSGFNTLPFDPEWGGQGLPWTLALALMEVWHSANTSLALNPMLTIGAVELLQAHGTPEQQATYLPKLITGEWTGTMNLSEPQAGSDLGQISCKAERADDGSYRITGQKIYITWGEHDLSENIVHMVLARLPDAPHGTKGLSLFLVPKFLPDADGNPGQRNDVRCTGLEHKMGIHACPTCTMSYGDDGGAVGYLIGKEHGGLTGMFTMMNNARLAVGVQGIGIAERAYQDARAYAFERMQAHDIHGGHESVPIVRHPNIRRKLLTMRALTEGGRALALYAGNAMDRAKQAEDADERARMKTRVDLLVPVVKAWCTDHGVEVASTAVQILGGMGFIEEGGVAQHYRDARIAPIYEGTNGIQALDLMGRKVLRDEGAGLHALLADLRAGLSDLDDISDHDLTAIRRAVARGLDQLEAAGETLISLARDDIAQSAAVADPFLELTGTVVAGALLAQQAGVAAQQMAAQESAPDQHRAKLAIARFYADNLLPRADAAAAQVRQGAASTLALDEKLL
- a CDS encoding aminopeptidase P family protein; the protein is MPNALDPTSDTLDLSGLTQALQEAGVGLEAEALDRLLAGIAASPVADAPTAWMSLFGTNLDADLQAWVARAVRAQSVDGGLSAGSPASAARISALRAELDRRGLAGFVVPRADAHQLEAPPPHAQRLTWLTGFTGSAGVAVVLKDVAAIFVDGRYTLQVANEVDASLVEPRHLSDAPPADFIAEYLDGGVLGYDPWLHTAEGVQRLQQAVERAGGSLAPVEDNPLDAVWPDQPPAPLTPAHIHDLAYAGEPSTEKRARVATTLADAGQAAAVLNLPDSICWLLNVRGRDVLHTPLVLSFAVLNADGRLDWYVDPRKVPSDVCAGLDDTVQLHAPELFLEALDRLAQAGKPVRVDAATAPAAIVQRIEAAGGRVARDADPCQLPKARKNATELAGARNAHVRDGAAVTRFLCWLQSRAPERADRGEPITEIEAAEALAAFRRADPLFRDHAFDTISGAGEHGAIVHYRVDDSSNRALQTGELYLVDSGGQYLDGTTDITRTLPVGTPTGEQRARYTLVLKGHIALSLARFPDGTTGSQIDALARRPLWSAGLDYDHGTGHGVGSYLGVHEGPQRISKHPSSIKLAPGMICSNEPGYYKTGAYGIRIENLVAVTAHEGSGPDSRSMLGFETLTLAPYCRALIDPALLTADELAWIDSYHSRVRDTLTPHLDADTARWLAGETAPLGR
- a CDS encoding DUF1127 domain-containing protein; the protein is MTRMIDPTELSGARAGQRSQERRPDTADVYLLARQMQADAIARTTQMVVSKLAELVGRGIRGARSAFAKHRARRRTVAELSQLDARSLADIGINPHDITGAVDRLFAQQQAEAAGATATGHDFGETLRPVEEDMAPVHARTASATLERPAPANSQDDARPQRRAA
- the ygfZ gene encoding CAF17-like 4Fe-4S cluster assembly/insertion protein YgfZ; this encodes MSEQPTAVPLPSRALMRLSGEDAKSFLNGVVTNDVHQVTAEQAIWSGFLTPQGKFLHEFFLVEGPDGALWLDCEGARRAHFKKRLAIYKLRAKAEIAEADELCAYALLGIRSLGLLDLPALEGYARPLGDGVAFTDPRLSGLGARALLPRETAEATLREAGFQLGETAAFERLRFSLGVPEGSGDLEPEKATLIESGFDELHGIDWDKGCFLGQELTARMKYRGLAKKRLVPVEIDGPTPQAGAEIRTDGKPAGTLRSAVDGVGLALLRLDKLAAGTPMTAGEATVTPRKPDWVNF
- a CDS encoding SAM-dependent methyltransferase; translated protein: MATPDRYLPAARALFEQIARDADLPLQVELWDGSRVALGANAGGNAAPALALSDAGVLRRLLRRPTLETVARLYADGRIAVVGMDLLGFVERARQHKVRLRLGDLDKWALVKRAWPLLFAPDRPEHLTHVYAGDATGRAQTKRDERAFIQFHYDVSNAFYRLFLDPEMQYSCAYFTAWDNGIQQAQHDKLEMICRKLRLNPGDRFLDVGCGWGGLICHAARHHGVQAHGVTLSKTQYDWALGKIAAEGLQDRVTVELKDYRELTGPYDKIASIGMYEHVGIQNYPDYFSQLNRLLADRGLLLNHGITRGAKKSARRFNRIRPENRLIRKYIFPGSELDHIGHTLSVMEAHRFQVHDVEGWREHYAWTTRLWYRALIDREAAARAEVGDEKYRMWIAYLAGVSLSFQDGSLRIFQTLASKHKGKGPSGLPPTRADLYRDAPGGL